In Chitinophaga oryzae, the sequence ATAGAGACCGGCTTCGCGCAGTCCTTCGATATAGATAGCGTCTGCTTCCTGGAGCATGGCTACTTTATCCGGCGTGATAGCGCCGAGGATACGGATAGCGAGACCGGGGCCGGGGAACGGGTGGCGTCCGAGGAATACGTCGCTGATACCGATTTCGCGGCCTACGCGGCGTACTTCATCTTTAAAGAGGAAGCGCAGGGGTTCTACCAGCTGCATATTCATTTTTTCAGGCAGGCCGCCCACGTTGTGGTGGGATTTGATGGTAACGGAAGGACCGTTTACGGATACAGATTCGATCACATCCGGGTAGATGGTGCCTTGTCCGAGGAAGGAGATGTCTGTCAGTTGTGCAGATTCATGCTGGAACACTTCGATGAAGAGGCGTCCGATGATTTTGCGTTTTTTCTCCGGATCGGAAACACCGTCGAGCTGGCCATAGAAGAGGTCTCTTGCATTAACGCCTTTTACGTTGAGGCCCATGTGTTTATAAGACTCGAGTACGGTTTCGTATTCATTTTTACGTAACAGGCCGTTGTCTACGAAGATGCAGAAGAGGTTTTTGCCGATGGCTTTATGGATCAGTTCAGCCGCTACGGTAGAGTCTACACCGCCGCTGAGGGCCATTACCACTCTTTTATCGCCTACCTGGGCTTTGATTTTTTCGATGGTTTCCTGTACAAAAGCCGCCGGGGTCCAGTCCTGCTGGCAGTTACAGATATGTACCAGGAAGTTGCGGATGATCTGTTTGCCTTCGAGGGAGTGGGTCACTTCCGGGTGGAACTGCAGGCCGAAGATCGGGTTGGCCGCGAGGGTAGTGCTTTTGAAGGCGGCTACCGGGATATTTTCGGTAGTAGCGATGATCTGGAAGCTTTCGGGGATACGTTTGATGGTATCGGAGTGGCTCATCCAAACCTGGCTTTTACCGGAGATGTCGTATAATAATTTTTCCTCTTTGTCATTGTGTTCCATAAAAGCGCGGCCGTATTCGCGGATGTTGCTTTTAGCCACCTCACCGCCGAAGTTTTTGGCCATCAGCTGGGCGCCGTAGCAGATACCGAGTACCGGTACTTTTTCGGCGATGGCAGCGATGTCGAGGGTGGGCGCTTTCTCGTCGTTGACGGAGAAAGGGCTGCCGGACAAAATAACGCCTTTGATGGAATCGTCCCAGGCAATTGGCTGGAGACAAGGTTTAATTTCGCAATAAACATTCAGTTCCCGGATGCTGCGCGCGATCAGCTGTGTGTATTGGGAACCGAAATCGAGGATAAGTATCTTTTCTGTCATGGTGGTGCAAAGATAAAGTCCTTCCTTCAATTTCGGATTCTGAAAATAGAAAATAGGAAATCTAGTTGTATCTTTCTCTTTATAATCTAAACTTATGCAAACCAAAATCACCCTGTGCTGCGTAGCAGTAACCCTGGCAATAGCGGGCCTTTTCAGCGCCTGTATCGGTCAAAACCGTGTAAAGGGCAGTGGCAACGTTATTAAAGAAGAGAGAAGCGCCCCGTCATTTCACAAAATAAAGGTAGAAGGCAGCATGAACGTGTTCCTGTCCCAGGGCGCGGCCAAAAAAGCCGTGATAGAGGCGGAAGACAATATTGCGCCGCTGGTGGAACTGGTGGAGGAAGGCGGCCGGCTGAAAGTGCGTTTCCGGCATAATACCAATATCTCCACGCACAAGAGCGTGAACATCTACCTGACGACGCCGGACGTGGACGAGGTGTCGCTGGCGGGTTCCGGGGATATCAAGCTGGTAGACAAATTTAACAGCAAGGAAGAAATGAAGATCAGCCTGTCCGGCTCCGGTAATATGAACGGTACCGTCAATGCGCCGGAAGTAAAAGCTTCCATCGCCGGTTCCGGTAATATGTACCTGCAGGGAGAAACCAGGAATGTCAATGTTTCCATTGCCGGCAGCGGCGATTATGTGGGCGACGGCCTGTTGTCTGAAGAAGCGGAAGTAAAAATAGCGGGCAGCGGTGATGCGAGCGTACACGCCAGCGTAAAACTGGAAGCGAAAATTGCCGGTTCCGGTGACGTGAAGTATAAGGGAAACCCGTCCGTATCCAGTTCAGTAGCGGGTTCTGGCTCTGTTAAGAAAATTTAGTTTTACAATATTTACAAATTTTTAACATTTCAAAAATCATATCGAAAGCAGTTTTGCTGTTATTTACATTGATTTTCAAAAAAATCTAAGTCCTTTTGTCCAGATACTGCCGCAGCAATAACAAGCCGGCTGAGGCAGTATCTGGCTGGGGCACAAGCCAACTGAAAATGCCTCTCCGCACCCCAAAGCTCAGCCCTGCAACTGTCAAATTATTATTAAATGACATAAATAATAGTCCTTTTTTGTATGTTTACAGTTTGGATTGTTGAACTCCTATTCCTTTTATGAACGAAAGACCGAAGGTCCTGGTGGTATATTATACCCAGACAGGCCAATTAAAAAGGATTATTGATCATGTGTTGGCGCCACTGGCAAACAGTGTGGACATTACATACGAAGAACTGGTTCCTGTACAGCCTTTCCCGTTTCCATGGGGAAAGCAGCAGTTTTACGATACGATGCCGGAAACGGTGCAGGATACGCCTCGCGGCATCCAGCCGTTGAAGGTGGATGTGAATGCACACTTCGACCTGGTATTGCTGGCCTATCAGCCCTGGTTTCTGTCTCCTTCCCAGCCGACAGCCGCCTTCCTGCAAAGTGAGGCAGCCGCCCGCCTGTTGAAAGGCAAGCCGGTGATTACGCTGCTGGGCAGCCGCAACATGTGGCTCAACGCGCAGGAGCGGGTAAAA encodes:
- the guaA gene encoding glutamine-hydrolyzing GMP synthase translates to MTEKILILDFGSQYTQLIARSIRELNVYCEIKPCLQPIAWDDSIKGVILSGSPFSVNDEKAPTLDIAAIAEKVPVLGICYGAQLMAKNFGGEVAKSNIREYGRAFMEHNDKEEKLLYDISGKSQVWMSHSDTIKRIPESFQIIATTENIPVAAFKSTTLAANPIFGLQFHPEVTHSLEGKQIIRNFLVHICNCQQDWTPAAFVQETIEKIKAQVGDKRVVMALSGGVDSTVAAELIHKAIGKNLFCIFVDNGLLRKNEYETVLESYKHMGLNVKGVNARDLFYGQLDGVSDPEKKRKIIGRLFIEVFQHESAQLTDISFLGQGTIYPDVIESVSVNGPSVTIKSHHNVGGLPEKMNMQLVEPLRFLFKDEVRRVGREIGISDVFLGRHPFPGPGLAIRILGAITPDKVAMLQEADAIYIEGLREAGLYDKVWQAGTILLPVQSVGVMGDERTYEFTVALRAVTSTDGMTADWAHLPYEFLAKMSNDIINRVKGINRVVYDISSKPPATIEWE
- a CDS encoding head GIN domain-containing protein, whose translation is MQTKITLCCVAVTLAIAGLFSACIGQNRVKGSGNVIKEERSAPSFHKIKVEGSMNVFLSQGAAKKAVIEAEDNIAPLVELVEEGGRLKVRFRHNTNISTHKSVNIYLTTPDVDEVSLAGSGDIKLVDKFNSKEEMKISLSGSGNMNGTVNAPEVKASIAGSGNMYLQGETRNVNVSIAGSGDYVGDGLLSEEAEVKIAGSGDASVHASVKLEAKIAGSGDVKYKGNPSVSSSVAGSGSVKKI